AAAATAAGAGTCAGAGTGAAATTCAAAAAAGACATTATTATCTTTAGTAAATTATGGCACACTCAAAAGATTCTTAGTAATGGTGGGGATATGCAATAGATTCTTGAGAACTAGGGATTTTGTATGTAAAGGAGAATTAAAAGATGAATGAGCAATGTTAGTTATGTGCAAACCTGATCCATGGCCAACCAAAACTTGTTCTTGGCCCAGGTactctaaattgttgattagATTTTAAGCATTATGTGTAAGGTGATTTGTTGCACCTGAATCtagataccaattcaaatcttggACAGTGTTTGGTGTAGCAACCATGGCATGCATAACTTGCATGGGGTTACTGGTGGCAAGTGTGGGAGTTGAACTAGTGAAGGAAGTTGGTCCAAGAAATAATTTGTCAAATTTGTAGAAACATTGAAGAACAACATGACCAGGTTTCTGACAGAGTTGACTTATGGTTCGGGGTGGTTGCTGCCAAGACTGATTTATCCATCTTCTTCTTCCTGAGTAGCCTCTGCCACCACGATTGTTGGAGCCACCATAAGTATCTCTAGGAGAGTTGTATGAGTCTTGAGTCTGCTGACCATTACAGACAGGTGGATTTGTAACATATCCTCCTTTGTTGTGTTGAAAGCCTCCACAACTATTATGTGCTAGATTGACTTCTGTAGAGGATATGTCAAGATCCTTAACAACTTTGTCAATCCTAGTTCTTTGAGCCATAAAAAGAGCTTCAACTTCAGCAATAGTGAGCTTCTCCTGGTGCATATTGTAGGATGTGTAGAAAATGTCATATTCTGATCCAAGACCATAAAGATGGCTTCGACATGATCTGCAGTGGTAACATTATGGCCTATGGCTTTCAACAGATCAACAATATATTTGATCTTTAACAAATAATCACTAATAGAAGAGGAATTTTTCTTAATGTTACGGAGTTGAGTCTTAAATTGAATTATCTTTGAGTTAGTTTGAGTACTGAAGAATTCTTGAAGCGCGATCCAAGCTTCAACAAAAGTTTCATGTCCAATCATACGAGTGTTCATCTGATCATTCATGGAGGACAACATCCATGACAGTTTGAGATGATCTTGTGTTTCCCAGTTGGTGTAGTCATGTGAGACTCTATTTGTGGTTCAATCTTTGAGTGTATCGTACTTCAGAACAGCAGAATCTGGTTTGAAGAATTATTGTAAGCGATGGCCACGAATGGCAGTTAGAATCTATTGTTTCCAGGATAAGAAATTATTTTCATCAAGTTTGAACGTAAGAGATAGCTTGAAGAAGATCAATTTTCTGTAAAGAGGATCTCTGTTGGCTGAGGATGAAGCAGCCATGGAAGAACGAAACAAGAaaagggaagaagaagaagaagaactcaATAACAGTTCAAAGAGCTttaagctctgataccatgttaagaCAAAGAACGAATTGAATGAAATGAATTCTGTTATTGATTATTAAGGCAAAAGTATAGAGTTTATATACATGACCTAAGCTTAGGTAAAGAACCAactaacaactaaaaaataatagaaattaactAACTGTACAAAATAGGAAAACATTTACTAACTAACTGTTCTCAACACAGACTCTATTTAGTAATTCATCATGCCAAAGTACTTGGAATATGCAAGTGATAAATTATAACATAATGATTCACTTATGTATAAAAATGAGTAGTTAACTCATTATTGTCTCATTTATTTTATGTGCAGAGTAAATTTATTGTGAATGATAGTAATGACTACACAAATAAGATACAATGATGAcaacaattttaaaataatgataattacAAGTAAGATACGGTAATTATAGATTCACGACAACTTTAAATTCGTAGTTATATTGGAATGTGCTAGAAAACAAAGTTAAATtggcttatattttttttattctaaaagcTATATTCTtatgtaattaattttgttcGATTTGCAAACTCTCTTGCATACTATCACAACCATAGATTTCCCACAATATAGTAACATGTCTTAgtttattaatatttacatCATTCGATTAAAtgattgtaaaaaattaaaaattaaattttgattaaaaaatatctataacataccatataaaatcaaatttgtttagaaatataattatatttattttctcactATAATTAATGGATTTTATACAAACATATATTcttttagaaatatattttaaCCACTTATAAAATTTACATTAATATATTTgatgatatatattttgaaactaaaaataattaggaaattcttataaaattaaaattttacaatatatattatttttttttaagtacaaaaatatgaaagtttattaaaataattactcataatatcattaaaaaaaattatataaaaaaatatcaaaatttgaaagttGATATTATAATACACATATGTTTTATCAAAGTTTAAAATTTGGGTAAGATACAGTGATGATAAAAAAATGAGATATAATGAAACAATAGATAAGATATGGTGATGACAACAGGTTAAATGCGGTATATTAATGGCACGTTTACTAGACTGTATCTGGAATCAGAATAATCAATGAGAGAAATGGATtggtttaaaatataaaataatcagaaacaatattttattatgttatttactAAACTGcgcgaaaaaaaaaatcagaatcatattattttatttacataactaGGAAAGGTAATGAGAAtgctttaatttaataaaattaccattattAGAACATGTAATTATATTCTATTTGTAGATTTTTAAAAGGcatatttgtcttttttatttttaatgaacaaaattaaaattaaaataaactaagttATAGGAAAGGAAAATGTATTCTCTATAAAAATGGGAGGAGAAcctttctctttattttctcCCTAACTTGTGTGGGCCCCactattttctctctttctaAAATTTTGTAAACAATTTGATAGGAATCAATATTATACCATTAATTCTCATTCCCTTTAAATAAACAtgtcataatatatatttttttacattaccctatttacttttttataaCTACAATTTTTCCTTaacaaatcaaattaaaatattataaacaataaatattatacTTCTTAATAAGCAACtccaaattataataattaataaaattgtgaataaacttatttttattttctttttatggaGTTTTATcttttaacaaataaaattattaatcatATTATAAAATGGCGAAGCTGAATTAAGCCATAGGAGACCAACtgttaatatgtaattattgttGTCATAGGGTCCCTATAATGTCAGTTATTTGATATAATTGACGCTATATAGAGCTTAGTTGATCTTCAATAGAGAGCTATAAATATGGTGTATTGCCattttttagaatattttacTAAAAGTTAACTCCAATGATGATGTAAAATGTGTTCTAAATTTGGCCCAAAGTAAAAATTGTGTTCTAAATTTGGCCTAAAGTAAAAATTGTGTTAAATTTGGCACAAAAGATAGCATGTGCTAAATTTTAACCTAAATAAATGTTACCTTTTTTAATTACCTACTTGCCAatcattaattgaaaaatatttttatatatagaagttattaaaataatataaataaagttaattttttgtatatttttaaatattaagggTATTATTGACTTTTATAGCTAATTTACACTTTCTGTATTGgagcataaatatgaaaaatagattaagtatagttttgtaatatattttaggCTGAATTTTACTCAAAATATACATCATTCATTGGAGATAATCTTAGGCTACAAATTTTGCCACAGACGTCATATGCTCGAAAAAAATCACATCTaaagctttttttttctttttttttatttttttttttttttttatagtagtgTTGGTAATTTAATTTTGGCAAATGTTTctggttttatttattataggTTTCCATTCGCAGTTGAGGAAATTGGTTCGAGCTATACTAAATTTGATATagtgaattattttttaatctattCTATTTGGGAGTATAGTTGACAAAATAAGAGCACTTCAGTTCTCTTACAAAATGAGATGTTAATTATTGGAaatattgactaattaatcatTATATTTTCCGTCATTATTAATTTATGTCACTGTTTTGATATATAGTCATAGAATACTCTCTTGCATTACCAGAATTAATTGTTtcgataattaattattaatttaataatattatacgaAATTCCACAAAAACACATGCACGGTATACGTCcaaattatataaatctatatGTAACAAGAATACTAAAAACTATTGGATTAtagaaaaattcaaataattattccACCCttgattataattatatattatgcaatcatattattataaataaactttaaaaaagtACAATAACTGATTGTAGAACACAGTttgactacaccaaatcaaaaAACAGAATTCCAatcatcataaaaaaaatatccaaagacTAATAATGTGTAATCTAAAACTTTGACTGAATATTTAAAACTAAATTGTTATCCATTTGAAATGCCTTAGCTAGAATATCAGCAGGGATATCAGGATTAGATCCAAACACAGCATTTGCAATAGTAACAATCCCAGGGTTTTGGCTACTCAAAGAAGAAATAGCCAGTCCCTTACCATGCCCAATATTTCTCTGGAAGTGAACCAAACCCTTTGGGAAAGCAAACACATCTCCCTCTTGAAGTATCTTTGTAATGAGACGATTTTCTGGGTTTGATGTAACAAAACCAACTTGGAATGTGCCTTTTATAACTGTAAACAGCTCAGTGGCTCGAGGATGTGTGTGAGGTGGGTTGAGACCCAAAGGTTCATAGTCCACACGTGCCACTGAGACGCCCAATGTATTCAGCCCAGGAATCTTTTCAACGTTTACTAGAGTCACTTTCGAACCAATTACGTTTGATGTATTTCCTGGCTTGTTAAGCCCACTGAAGAAGAAATCATTGGCATCAACCAGCTTTGGATCCTTACATGCAAACCCATTCACTAGAACTGAAAAAAGGGTTGAATCACACATGTTTTGAGTATATCaaactatattttatatatatatatgcaccaAAAATAAcctgtagtatatatatattttactctACTCACCTGGGCTGTTGGAATCTCTGACACAAAAATCTTGAAGGAGATTAGGATCAGAAGCCAAGGAAATGGAACAAGTTATGGCAAATAATGCCAACATGATAAGAAAATTGTGATTATTTGAAGCCATTAGAGGAAGAATTATATATGGTATAGCTTGAAAGCTAGTAATAAttcttgtttttcttgaaaattaTTTGTGACTTTTGTTGAGTTATGCTTAAGTGAAACATGCAATTAATAATTCTGTATTTATAGAAGAATCGATTAAAGAGCTGTTTCGTgttgtaattaataatattgaAAAAGTCAGGTGATATGGTCAAAATTAAGTACATACTAAGAAGACCAAGTATATGCAACTGATAGATATAGTGCTGTGTACTGCATAAATCATAATCGATTCCATCC
This region of Cannabis sativa cultivar Pink pepper isolate KNU-18-1 chromosome 7, ASM2916894v1, whole genome shotgun sequence genomic DNA includes:
- the LOC115697993 gene encoding putative germin-like protein 2-1; translated protein: MASNNHNFLIMLALFAITCSISLASDPNLLQDFCVRDSNSPVLVNGFACKDPKLVDANDFFFSGLNKPGNTSNVIGSKVTLVNVEKIPGLNTLGVSVARVDYEPLGLNPPHTHPRATELFTVIKGTFQVGFVTSNPENRLITKILQEGDVFAFPKGLVHFQRNIGHGKGLAISSLSSQNPGIVTIANAVFGSNPDIPADILAKAFQMDNNLVLNIQSKF